A portion of the Echeneis naucrates chromosome 5, fEcheNa1.1, whole genome shotgun sequence genome contains these proteins:
- the LOC115044028 gene encoding trypsin, whose protein sequence is MQGRIVGGYTAAPNSIKYIVSLQSTRGQHFCGGSLVHRYWVLTAAHCDIGAEHMMIVAGDYIVNAFEGTEQYAKPHRLVPHPLYNRSTNNADIMLIKLRAPMVLNKYVSLAPLPRQGTGLVEGRVCRVSGWGYNSHGGGQARFALRTVTVPIVSTARCNSSESFNGNITANMICAGYRTGGKDACKGDSGGPLVCSGRAYGVVSWGNGCGDAKFPGVYTAVSKFRRWIDQTIYGSYLRCTRY, encoded by the exons ATGCAGGGACGTATAGTAGGTGGCTACACTGCCGCTCCGAACTCCATCAAATACATTGTTTCGCTGCAGAGCACCAGAGGTCAACATTTCTGCGGTGGATCATTGGTTCACAGGTACTGGGTGCTGACTGCAGCGCACTGTGACATTGG GGCAGAGCACATGATGATAGTGGCGGGCGACTACATAGTAAATGCCTTTGAGGGTACTGAGCAGTATGCAAAACCCCACAGGTTGGTCCCCCATCCCCTCTACAACAGGAGTACCAACAACGCTGACATCATGCTCATTAAG ttgCGGGCCCCCATGGTGCTGAACAAATACGTGTCATTGGCACCCCTCCCCAGGCAGGGGACAGGTCTGGTTGAAGGCCGGGTGTGCCGGGTGTCTGGGTGGGGCTACAACAGTCATGGCGGAGGCCAGGCCCGCTTTGCCCTGAGGACGGTCACAGTGCCCATTGTTTCCACAGCGAGGTGTAACAGCAGTGAGTCCTTTAATGGAAACATAACAGCAAACATGATCTGTGCTGGCTACAGGACTGGAGGCAAAGATGCTTGCAAG GGAGACTCTGGCGGGCCTCTGGTGTGCAGTGGGCGTGCCTATGGTGTGGTGTCTTGGGGCAATGGCTGCGGGGACGCTAAGTTTCCAGGCGTCTACACGGCGGTTTCAAAATTCCGTCGTTGGATAGACCAAACCATCTATGGATCTTACTTACGCTGCACCAGATACTGA
- the camk2n1a gene encoding calcium/calmodulin-dependent protein kinase II inhibitor 2-like, giving the protein MSEVLPFNEEKMSHYGNEGDEGHLSFTCRLQDTNNFFSGSQNKRPPKLGQIGRSKRVVIEDENGDDEALKNGTEKTPTEA; this is encoded by the exons ATGTCGGAAGTGCTGCCTTTCAACGAAGAGAAAATGAGTCATTATGGAAATGAGGGCGACGAGGGACACCTTTCCTTCACCTGTCGTCTTCAAGACACCAACAACTTCTTCAGCGGCTCACAGAATAAACGTCCGCCCAAACTCGGACAAATAGGCAGAAGCAAACGgg TTGTGATCGAGGATGAGAATGGCGACGATGAAGCACTGAAAAATGGAACAGAGAAGACCCCGACAGAGGCTTAG